One genomic window of Micromonospora sp. WMMD1128 includes the following:
- a CDS encoding YcxB family protein, producing MHIRFDVPADPAYPGRVAAALARVRLRRFGYVGAALAAVGVVGLVVSRVVPSGGRFSSLWTALIVGGLLSMLYSPWVRWRARRRSGRYAVDGGYDITDDNIMMRSGSESGGIAWDGVARVEDTPEFWIVYVGRMPATVIPRRLMAPGDDDTLRAFMAGRGLLRRP from the coding sequence GTGCACATCCGTTTCGACGTACCAGCCGATCCCGCCTACCCGGGCCGAGTGGCCGCCGCGCTCGCCAGGGTGCGGCTGCGCCGGTTCGGATACGTCGGCGCGGCCCTCGCGGCGGTCGGGGTGGTCGGTCTCGTCGTCTCCCGGGTGGTCCCGTCCGGCGGCCGGTTCTCGTCGCTGTGGACGGCGCTGATCGTCGGCGGGCTGTTGTCGATGCTCTATTCACCCTGGGTGCGGTGGCGCGCCCGACGCCGCTCCGGCCGCTACGCCGTAGACGGCGGCTACGACATCACCGACGACAACATCATGATGCGCAGCGGCTCGGAGTCCGGCGGCATCGCCTGGGACGGGGTCGCCCGGGTCGAGGACACCCCGGAGTTCTGGATCGTGTACGTCGGCCGGATGCCGGCGACCGTGATCCCGCGCCGGCTGATGGCCCCCGGGGACGACGACACGTTGCGCGCCTTCATGGCCGGACGTGGGCTGCTGCGGCGACCGTGA
- a CDS encoding helix-turn-helix domain-containing protein, whose amino-acid sequence MATGNTGVRTALTGHRLPEPVPAGEYEHCPVTDVLRRVSDKWTLVLVTLLGRRPYRFNELNRAVEGISQRMLTRTLRTLESDGLVEREVLPTSPPSVEYRLTPLGASLLEPLSALAGWAVDHHAEITAARRAAA is encoded by the coding sequence ATGGCCACAGGAAACACCGGTGTGCGTACCGCGCTGACCGGGCACCGGTTGCCGGAGCCCGTTCCGGCCGGCGAGTACGAGCACTGCCCGGTCACCGACGTGCTGCGGCGGGTCAGTGACAAGTGGACGCTTGTGCTTGTCACCCTGCTGGGGCGGCGGCCGTACCGGTTCAACGAGTTGAACCGCGCCGTCGAGGGCATCAGCCAGCGGATGCTCACCCGCACGCTGCGCACGCTGGAGAGCGACGGCCTGGTCGAGCGGGAGGTGCTGCCGACGTCGCCGCCGAGCGTCGAGTACCGGCTGACGCCCCTCGGTGCCAGCCTGCTGGAGCCGCTCTCCGCGCTGGCCGGCTGGGCGGTCGACCACCACGCCGAGATCACCGCCGCCCGACGCGCAGCCGCCTGA
- a CDS encoding SDR family NAD(P)-dependent oxidoreductase: protein MAVVVVSGGTNGMGRAFALERAARGDRVVVLGRNRERGEAMADASVTFLPVDLSSVAETRQVVEHLVTAYPVVDALALFANAVAPRRVVTADGLERTFALYYLSRHLLSFGLRPALDRAATPVIVNVAGVGVTKGGVRWSDPQLVSGYSAVTAQLQAGRANDLLGVGFARRSGSRARYVLYHPGFTRSGDRSTLPLVVRGLLAAASVMARPVAEAVAPIHRFLDAPPTAPLTAVDRNRQLPLSFPTLDPRDADRLMDLTEELTAHRL, encoded by the coding sequence ATGGCAGTCGTGGTGGTCAGCGGTGGCACCAACGGGATGGGACGCGCGTTCGCCCTGGAACGCGCCGCACGCGGAGACCGGGTGGTGGTCCTCGGCCGCAACCGCGAGCGTGGCGAGGCGATGGCGGACGCCTCCGTCACCTTTCTTCCCGTCGACCTGTCAAGCGTCGCCGAGACCCGGCAGGTCGTCGAGCACCTCGTCACGGCCTACCCCGTCGTGGACGCGCTGGCGCTGTTCGCCAACGCCGTGGCGCCTCGCCGCGTCGTCACCGCCGACGGCCTGGAGCGCACGTTCGCGCTCTACTACCTCAGTCGTCACCTGCTCAGCTTCGGGCTGCGTCCGGCGCTGGACCGGGCCGCCACGCCGGTGATCGTGAACGTCGCCGGTGTGGGTGTCACCAAGGGCGGGGTCCGCTGGTCGGATCCGCAGCTGGTGTCGGGCTACTCGGCCGTCACCGCGCAGCTCCAGGCCGGTCGCGCCAACGACCTGCTCGGCGTCGGCTTCGCCCGCCGGTCCGGCAGTCGCGCCCGCTACGTGCTCTACCACCCCGGCTTCACCAGAAGCGGCGACCGGAGCACCCTTCCGCTCGTCGTCCGCGGGCTGCTGGCGGCGGCCTCGGTGATGGCGCGCCCGGTCGCGGAGGCGGTGGCTCCGATCCACCGTTTCCTGGACGCGCCGCCGACCGCGCCGCTGACCGCGGTCGACCGGAACCGGCAGCTCCCGCTCAGTTTCCCCACGCTCGATCCGCGCGACGCCGACCGCCTGATGGACCTCACGGAGGAGCTGACGGCCCACCGGCTGTGA
- a CDS encoding cellulose binding domain-containing protein, which translates to MVKRTQLLSSLAAATVLLAATAAGVLNAGFGGAAEAATNGTLAATAGCGKAPTLSNGTRTITSSGQNRSYILRIPDGYDRNHPYRLVFGFHWLNGSANNVASAGYYGLLPLSNNSTIFVAPQGIDAGWANTNGRDLTLFDDISRQVENDLCVDTTQRFALGWSYGGAMSYAVACARASVIRAVAVLSGANLSGCNGGTAPVPYFGIHGTHDSVLNISMGRSLRDTFVRNNGCTAQSPREPALNSFSHITTTYSGCRSGYPVQWAAFDGDHTPSPVDGSGSPNDSRTWTSGEIWRFFSQFESTTPPTTAPPTTTPPTTTPPTTTPPTTTPPTTPPTTGCAATYRTINTWPGGFQGEVTVANNTAAGINGWTVRLTMAGGQAISSLWNGVNTGTTGNVSVQNAAYNGTLGPNASTTFGFTATGNGATAPGNVTCTTS; encoded by the coding sequence ATAGTGAAACGTACACAGCTTCTCTCGTCCCTCGCTGCCGCCACCGTGCTCCTCGCGGCGACCGCCGCCGGCGTACTGAACGCCGGCTTCGGCGGCGCGGCGGAGGCCGCGACGAACGGCACCCTCGCCGCGACCGCCGGCTGCGGCAAGGCACCCACGCTGTCCAACGGCACCCGCACCATCACCAGCAGCGGGCAGAACCGCAGCTACATCCTGCGGATCCCGGACGGGTACGACCGGAACCACCCCTACCGCCTGGTCTTCGGCTTCCACTGGCTGAACGGCTCGGCGAACAACGTCGCGTCGGCCGGCTACTACGGGCTGCTGCCGCTGTCGAACAACAGCACGATCTTCGTCGCGCCGCAGGGCATCGACGCCGGCTGGGCCAACACCAACGGCCGGGACCTGACCCTGTTCGACGACATCTCCCGGCAGGTCGAGAACGACCTCTGCGTCGACACCACCCAGCGGTTCGCGCTCGGCTGGAGCTACGGCGGGGCCATGAGCTACGCGGTGGCCTGCGCCCGGGCCAGCGTCATCCGCGCCGTCGCCGTCCTGTCCGGCGCCAACCTCAGCGGATGCAACGGCGGCACCGCGCCCGTGCCCTACTTCGGCATCCACGGCACCCACGACAGCGTGCTGAACATCTCCATGGGCCGGTCGCTGCGCGACACGTTCGTCCGGAACAACGGCTGCACCGCGCAGAGCCCGCGCGAACCGGCTCTGAACAGCTTCAGCCACATCACCACCACCTACTCCGGCTGCCGGTCCGGCTACCCGGTGCAGTGGGCGGCGTTCGACGGCGACCACACCCCCAGCCCGGTCGACGGCTCGGGCAGCCCGAACGACTCCCGGACCTGGACGTCGGGCGAGATCTGGCGGTTCTTCAGCCAGTTCGAGTCGACCACGCCGCCGACGACCGCCCCGCCGACCACCACGCCGCCGACGACCACCCCGCCCACCACGACCCCGCCCACGACCACGCCGCCGACGACTCCCCCGACGACCGGCTGCGCGGCCACCTACCGCACCATCAACACCTGGCCGGGCGGCTTCCAGGGTGAGGTCACCGTGGCCAACAACACCGCCGCCGGCATCAACGGCTGGACCGTACGCCTGACCATGGCCGGCGGCCAGGCCATCAGCAGCCTCTGGAACGGCGTCAACACGGGCACCACGGGCAACGTGAGCGTCCAGAACGCCGCCTACAACGGCACGTTGGGCCCGAACGCGTCGACCACCTTCGGGTTCACCGCCACCGGCAACGGCGCCACCGCACCAGGCAACGTCACCTGCACCACCTCCTGA
- a CDS encoding PPOX class F420-dependent oxidoreductase — MSKPPLPEPAVAMLRKPNPAVIATLRPDGQPVSAATWYLWDDGRILVNMDEGRRRLAHLRKDPRVTLTVLDEQGWYTHLSIMGRVTELRDDEGLADIDRLARHYTGDAYPRRERARVSALIEIDRWHGWGALKDSSQVG; from the coding sequence ATGTCGAAGCCGCCGCTGCCCGAGCCCGCCGTCGCCATGCTGCGCAAGCCGAACCCCGCAGTCATCGCCACGCTGCGCCCCGACGGGCAACCGGTCTCCGCGGCCACCTGGTATCTCTGGGACGACGGCCGGATCCTGGTGAACATGGACGAGGGCCGCCGCCGGCTGGCGCACCTGCGCAAGGACCCCCGGGTCACCCTCACCGTGCTCGACGAGCAGGGCTGGTACACGCACCTGAGCATCATGGGTCGCGTCACCGAGTTGCGCGACGACGAGGGCCTCGCCGACATCGACCGGCTCGCGCGGCACTACACCGGCGACGCCTATCCGCGACGGGAGCGTGCCCGGGTCAGCGCGTTGATCGAGATCGACCGCTGGCACGGGTGGGGCGCGCTGAAGGACAGCAGCCAGGTCGGCTGA
- a CDS encoding ABC transporter ATP-binding protein, whose product MRLPAPDSSSPALELTGLVKRFGPKTAVRDVTLSVPAGSFYGLVGPNGAGKTTALSMAVGLLRPDAGRAAIFGVDVWSAPVEARALVGVLPDGLALPERLTGRELLVYLARLRGLDRATAAGRAEELLDILDLLDAERTLVNDYSTGMRKKIGLATALLHAPRLLVLDEPFEAVDPVSALTIRGMLRTFVAGGGSIVLSSHVMALVEQVCDHVAVIDAGRVVAVGTLAEVRGGESLESRFVELVGEGAGAGRVPSWLAS is encoded by the coding sequence ATGCGACTGCCCGCACCGGACAGCTCGTCGCCCGCGCTGGAGCTGACCGGGCTGGTCAAGCGCTTCGGCCCCAAGACCGCCGTGCGTGACGTCACGCTCTCGGTGCCCGCCGGCTCGTTCTACGGGCTCGTCGGCCCCAACGGGGCCGGCAAGACCACCGCGCTGTCGATGGCGGTCGGGCTGCTCCGACCGGACGCGGGCCGGGCCGCGATCTTCGGCGTGGACGTCTGGTCCGCGCCGGTCGAGGCCCGCGCCCTCGTCGGCGTGCTGCCCGACGGGCTGGCGCTGCCCGAGCGGCTGACCGGCCGCGAGCTGCTGGTCTACCTGGCCCGGTTGCGCGGGCTGGACCGGGCCACCGCGGCCGGTCGGGCCGAGGAGCTGCTCGACATCCTCGACCTGCTCGACGCCGAGCGCACGCTCGTCAACGACTACTCCACCGGCATGCGGAAGAAGATCGGCCTCGCCACCGCGCTGCTGCACGCCCCGCGACTGCTCGTGCTCGACGAGCCGTTCGAGGCGGTCGACCCGGTCTCCGCGTTGACCATCCGGGGGATGCTGCGGACCTTCGTCGCCGGCGGCGGCTCGATCGTGCTCTCCAGCCACGTCATGGCGCTCGTCGAGCAGGTCTGCGACCACGTCGCGGTGATCGACGCCGGTCGGGTGGTGGCCGTCGGCACGCTGGCCGAGGTGCGGGGCGGTGAGAGTTTGGAGAGCCGCTTCGTCGAGCTCGTCGGCGAGGGCGCCGGCGCCGGGAGGGTGCCGTCGTGGCTGGCGTCCTGA
- a CDS encoding AtzH-like domain-containing protein, protein MEIDRSDVVAEVTAAFADYEQALVDGDADRICGWFWDSDRTVRFGLADHQYGLDEQRKWRAAQPPLPAGRRLVDPMVTTFGPDLAVVTTRFGYAGTPATGRQTQTWVRLPAGWRIVTAHVSEPASPD, encoded by the coding sequence ATGGAGATCGACCGGTCGGACGTGGTGGCCGAGGTCACGGCGGCCTTCGCCGACTACGAGCAGGCGTTGGTCGACGGCGACGCGGACCGGATCTGCGGCTGGTTCTGGGATTCCGACCGGACCGTGCGGTTCGGCCTCGCCGACCACCAGTACGGCCTGGACGAGCAGCGCAAGTGGCGGGCCGCGCAGCCACCGCTGCCCGCCGGCCGCCGGCTCGTCGACCCGATGGTCACCACGTTCGGACCCGACCTCGCGGTCGTGACGACCCGTTTCGGGTACGCCGGGACCCCCGCCACCGGCCGGCAGACCCAGACCTGGGTACGCCTGCCGGCCGGCTGGCGGATCGTCACGGCGCACGTCTCCGAACCCGCGTCACCCGACTAG
- a CDS encoding regulator — protein MVPTKSAAVPLPFWVRGDTNAFFGFGVNVLVNVLTLTGLCLAVVNLPEGEVFGTILPALGIALVAGNIYYTHLARRLARRENRTDVTALPYGPSVPHMFIVIFVIMLPIYLRTEDPVRAWEAGLAWAFIIGVIVLIGAFVGPYIRRYAPRAALLGTLAGISVTFISMNPAGQMWRMAWVALPVFALLLIGLLTDVKLPFNFPIGLAALLLGTAIGWLGGAMSVPDVTAAARDVAVAVPSFRVDLLLTGLGDMAPLLATAIPLGVYNFTEGMSNVESAATAGDNYNLRSVLLADGAGAVIGAALGSPFPPAVYVGHPGWKAAGGRSGYSMATGIVIAVLCFLGMFGLLATIFPTPAIVPILLYIGLLIGAQAFQATPRAHAAAVVAALIPNIAAWATSQIDNALAAAGTTAAAVGDDALNGAGVVYDGLLVLGRGAILAGLVLGATVVFIIDKRFLRAAIFAGTGALLSFVGLIHGEKIEWNANGPVALGYLFIAVICAVFALGRPAPRVPDEEERELDRRHEPPVPTGPVAVEQPAPAVRG, from the coding sequence ATGGTCCCCACCAAGTCCGCCGCCGTGCCGCTTCCGTTCTGGGTGCGCGGCGACACCAACGCGTTCTTCGGTTTCGGCGTCAACGTCCTGGTCAACGTGCTCACCCTGACCGGGCTGTGCCTGGCGGTGGTGAACCTCCCCGAGGGGGAGGTGTTCGGCACCATCCTGCCGGCGCTCGGCATCGCCCTGGTGGCCGGCAACATCTACTACACGCACCTGGCGCGGCGGCTGGCCCGGCGGGAGAACCGCACCGACGTGACGGCCCTGCCGTACGGGCCGAGCGTGCCGCACATGTTCATCGTCATCTTCGTCATCATGCTGCCGATCTACCTGCGCACCGAGGATCCGGTGCGGGCGTGGGAGGCCGGGCTGGCGTGGGCGTTCATCATCGGCGTGATCGTGCTGATCGGCGCGTTCGTGGGTCCCTACATCCGCCGGTACGCGCCGCGGGCCGCCCTGCTCGGCACGCTCGCCGGCATCTCCGTCACGTTCATCTCGATGAATCCGGCCGGGCAGATGTGGCGGATGGCCTGGGTCGCCCTGCCGGTCTTCGCGCTGCTCCTGATCGGCCTGCTCACCGACGTGAAACTGCCGTTCAACTTCCCGATCGGGCTCGCCGCGCTGCTGCTGGGCACCGCGATCGGCTGGCTCGGCGGGGCCATGTCGGTGCCGGACGTCACGGCCGCCGCCCGGGACGTCGCGGTCGCCGTACCCTCGTTCCGGGTCGACCTGCTGCTCACCGGGCTGGGTGACATGGCGCCGCTGCTGGCGACGGCGATCCCGCTGGGGGTCTACAACTTCACCGAGGGCATGTCCAACGTGGAGAGCGCGGCGACCGCCGGGGACAACTACAACCTGCGCAGTGTGCTGCTCGCCGACGGCGCGGGTGCGGTGATCGGGGCGGCGCTCGGCTCGCCGTTCCCGCCCGCCGTCTACGTCGGGCATCCGGGCTGGAAGGCGGCCGGCGGCCGGAGCGGCTACTCGATGGCGACCGGCATCGTGATCGCGGTGCTCTGCTTCCTGGGCATGTTCGGCCTGCTGGCGACGATCTTCCCGACGCCTGCCATCGTGCCGATCCTGCTCTACATCGGGTTGCTGATCGGCGCGCAGGCGTTCCAGGCGACACCGCGGGCGCACGCCGCCGCCGTGGTCGCCGCGCTCATCCCGAACATCGCGGCGTGGGCCACCAGCCAGATCGACAACGCCCTGGCCGCGGCCGGCACCACCGCCGCCGCGGTGGGCGACGACGCGCTCAACGGCGCCGGCGTGGTCTACGACGGCCTGCTCGTGCTCGGCCGGGGCGCGATCCTCGCCGGCCTGGTGCTCGGCGCGACGGTGGTCTTCATCATCGACAAGCGGTTCCTGCGGGCCGCGATCTTCGCCGGCACCGGCGCGCTGCTGTCCTTCGTCGGGCTGATCCACGGCGAGAAGATCGAGTGGAACGCCAACGGTCCGGTGGCGCTCGGCTACCTCTTCATCGCGGTGATCTGCGCGGTCTTCGCGCTGGGCCGTCCCGCGCCCCGAGTCCCCGACGAGGAGGAACGGGAACTGGACCGCCGGCACGAACCGCCCGTACCCACCGGCCCGGTCGCCGTCGAACAGCCGGCGCCGGCGGTGCGCGGCTGA
- a CDS encoding cysteine hydrolase, with amino-acid sequence MVTVAARPAPYTFDVPSTALLVIDMQRDFLEPGGFGESLGNDVGQLRRTIAPLAALLTDARAAGLTVIHTREGHLPDLSDCPPAKLRRGAPSRRIGDPGPNGRILVRGEYGHDIVDELAPRPGEPVVDKPGKGAFHATDLDSLLVARGVRSLLVTGVTTEVCVHTTVREANDRGYECLVLADCVGSYFPEFHRVGLDMIAAQGGIFGWVADSTSVRAALPTASLPQPSS; translated from the coding sequence ATGGTGACCGTCGCCGCCCGCCCCGCCCCCTACACCTTCGACGTCCCGAGCACCGCGCTGCTCGTCATCGACATGCAACGCGACTTCCTGGAGCCCGGCGGGTTCGGTGAGAGCCTCGGCAACGACGTCGGCCAGCTCCGCCGCACCATCGCCCCGCTCGCCGCGCTGCTCACCGACGCCCGCGCCGCCGGCCTGACCGTCATCCACACCCGCGAGGGGCACCTGCCCGACCTCTCCGACTGCCCGCCGGCCAAGCTGCGGCGGGGCGCGCCGAGCCGGCGGATCGGCGACCCCGGACCCAACGGCCGGATCCTGGTCCGGGGCGAGTACGGCCACGACATCGTCGACGAGTTGGCGCCGCGACCCGGCGAGCCGGTCGTCGACAAGCCCGGCAAGGGCGCGTTCCACGCCACCGACCTGGACTCCCTGCTCGTCGCGCGGGGCGTCCGCAGCCTCCTGGTCACCGGTGTCACCACCGAGGTGTGCGTGCACACCACCGTCCGCGAGGCGAACGACCGCGGGTACGAGTGCCTCGTGCTCGCCGACTGCGTCGGGTCCTACTTCCCGGAGTTCCACCGGGTCGGGCTCGACATGATCGCCGCCCAGGGCGGGATCTTCGGGTGGGTCGCCGACTCCACCTCGGTCCGCGCCGCGCTGCCCACCGCCTCCCTTCCGCAGCCCTCCTCCTGA
- a CDS encoding isochorismatase family cysteine hydrolase, producing the protein MGSIGPVPANPYPWPYDGAADTARTALLCIDWQTDFCGPGGYVDAMGYDIGLTRAGLPATARLLAHARSLGMLVVHTREGHQADLSDLPANKRWRSARIGAEIGAPGPAGRILVRGEPGWEIVPEVAPAPGEVIVDKPGKGAFYATNLDLVLRTRGITHLILTGITTDVCVHTTMREANDRGFECLILSDCTGATDKANHDAALHMVTMQGGVFGCVATADDVIAATTE; encoded by the coding sequence ATGGGCAGCATCGGGCCGGTACCGGCCAACCCCTACCCGTGGCCGTACGACGGCGCGGCGGACACCGCGCGTACCGCTCTGCTCTGCATCGACTGGCAGACCGACTTCTGCGGCCCGGGCGGCTACGTCGACGCGATGGGCTACGACATCGGCCTGACCCGGGCCGGGCTGCCGGCCACCGCCCGGCTGCTGGCGCACGCCCGGTCCCTCGGGATGCTCGTCGTGCACACCCGGGAGGGCCACCAGGCCGACCTGTCCGACCTGCCGGCGAACAAGCGCTGGCGGTCGGCGCGGATCGGCGCCGAGATCGGCGCCCCCGGCCCGGCCGGCCGGATCCTGGTCCGGGGCGAACCGGGCTGGGAGATCGTGCCCGAGGTCGCCCCGGCGCCCGGCGAGGTGATCGTCGACAAGCCGGGCAAGGGCGCCTTCTACGCCACCAACCTCGACCTGGTGCTGCGCACCCGGGGCATCACGCACCTGATCCTCACCGGCATCACCACCGACGTGTGCGTGCACACCACCATGCGCGAGGCGAACGACCGGGGATTCGAGTGCCTGATCCTCTCCGACTGCACCGGCGCGACCGACAAGGCCAACCACGACGCGGCGCTGCACATGGTGACCATGCAGGGCGGCGTCTTCGGCTGCGTCGCCACCGCCGACGACGTCATCGCCGCCACCACGGAATGA
- the atzF gene encoding allophanate hydrolase encodes MAERIDSIAALRAAYRSGATNAAEQAERVLAGLAGQAGGPVWISTVPAGELRARADALTRHPDPAVLPLYGIPFAVKDNIDVAGMTTTAGCPDFGYRATEDAPVVRRLLDAGAMLVGKTNLDQFATGLTGSRSPYGRGESVFGGGLISGGSSSGSAVAVAAGQVSFALGTDTAGSGRVPAAMNGIVGLKPTRGLLSTAGVVPACRSLDCVSVFATDVADAVDVLHAARGVSAADPWGRALPADRAVAGAPGTLRLGVPGAADLDFFGDHGQADRFDDGVRRLGALVGGVRQVPLDAFFQAGDLLYRGPWVAERLVALDEFLRARPGSVLPVTRTVLETGRGYDAIDAFRGRHRLRELAARVEQLWQEIDVLVVPTVGTTFTLDEIAEDPIGRNLILGRYTQFANLLDLAAVTVPNGFTDAGRPASLTLVGPAFSDLTLARLAAALTTGGDPVGETAEGGPGAGTAAPPASAGPRAELLIAVVGRHLAGESRNGELTGLGATLVGAARTAPLYRLYRMDTPDGEGLPGLVRAAPAAPDGRPIDVELWRLPASAVGGLLAGVPAPLSLGWVRLHDGRDVLGFLCEAYAVGPQVEDISAAGGWRAWRHAARR; translated from the coding sequence ATGGCAGAGCGAATCGACTCGATCGCGGCGCTGCGGGCGGCCTACCGCAGCGGCGCGACGAACGCCGCCGAACAGGCCGAACGTGTCCTGGCCGGGCTCGCCGGGCAGGCGGGCGGGCCGGTCTGGATCAGCACCGTCCCGGCCGGCGAGCTGCGGGCCCGCGCCGACGCGCTGACCCGCCACCCCGACCCCGCCGTGCTGCCGCTCTACGGCATCCCGTTCGCGGTCAAGGACAACATCGACGTCGCCGGCATGACCACCACGGCCGGCTGCCCCGACTTCGGCTACCGGGCCACCGAGGACGCGCCGGTGGTGCGCCGGCTGCTCGACGCCGGCGCGATGCTCGTCGGCAAGACCAACCTGGACCAGTTCGCCACCGGCCTGACCGGCTCCCGATCGCCGTACGGCCGTGGCGAGAGCGTCTTCGGCGGCGGCCTCATCTCCGGCGGCTCCAGCTCCGGATCGGCCGTCGCGGTCGCCGCCGGCCAGGTCAGCTTCGCCCTGGGTACGGACACCGCCGGCTCCGGCCGGGTGCCGGCGGCGATGAACGGGATCGTCGGCCTCAAGCCCACCCGGGGCCTGCTCAGCACCGCCGGCGTGGTGCCGGCCTGCCGCTCGCTGGACTGCGTGTCGGTCTTCGCCACCGACGTGGCGGACGCCGTCGACGTGCTGCACGCCGCCCGGGGCGTCTCGGCGGCCGACCCGTGGGGGCGCGCGCTGCCGGCGGACCGGGCGGTCGCCGGCGCGCCGGGGACGCTCCGCCTCGGGGTGCCCGGAGCGGCGGACCTCGACTTCTTCGGCGACCACGGGCAGGCCGACCGGTTCGACGACGGCGTACGGCGACTGGGCGCCCTGGTCGGCGGCGTGCGGCAGGTGCCGCTCGACGCCTTCTTCCAGGCGGGGGATCTGCTCTACCGGGGCCCCTGGGTCGCCGAGCGGCTCGTCGCGCTCGACGAATTCCTGCGGGCGCGCCCCGGGTCGGTCCTCCCGGTGACCCGGACCGTGCTGGAGACCGGCCGGGGCTACGACGCGATCGACGCCTTCCGGGGCCGGCACCGGCTCCGCGAGCTGGCCGCCCGGGTGGAGCAGCTCTGGCAGGAGATCGACGTGCTCGTGGTGCCCACCGTCGGCACGACGTTCACACTCGACGAGATCGCCGAGGACCCGATCGGGCGGAACCTGATCCTCGGCCGCTACACCCAGTTCGCGAACCTGCTCGACCTGGCCGCGGTGACCGTACCCAACGGGTTCACCGACGCCGGCCGGCCGGCGAGCCTGACCCTGGTCGGTCCCGCGTTCAGCGACCTCACCCTGGCCCGGCTCGCCGCCGCCCTCACCACCGGCGGCGACCCGGTGGGCGAGACCGCCGAGGGCGGCCCGGGGGCCGGGACCGCCGCGCCGCCCGCGTCGGCCGGCCCGCGCGCGGAGCTGCTGATCGCGGTCGTCGGGCGGCACCTGGCCGGCGAGTCCCGCAACGGCGAGCTGACCGGCCTCGGGGCCACCCTGGTCGGCGCGGCCCGGACCGCGCCGCTCTACCGGCTCTACCGGATGGACACCCCGGACGGCGAAGGGCTACCCGGCCTGGTCCGGGCCGCCCCGGCCGCCCCGGACGGGCGGCCGATCGACGTCGAGCTGTGGCGGCTGCCGGCGTCCGCCGTGGGCGGGCTCCTGGCCGGGGTGCCGGCGCCGCTCTCGCTCGGCTGGGTGCGACTGCACGACGGGCGGGACGTGCTCGGCTTCCTCTGCGAGGCGTACGCCGTGGGACCGCAGGTCGAGGACATCAGCGCAGCCGGCGGATGGCGGGCCTGGCGCCACGCCGCCCGGCGGTGA
- a CDS encoding GntR family transcriptional regulator: MNDVAASPTDGELESVSLVDLAVTRLTREILSGRSDPGERLVEEQLTRRLGISRAPLREALRLLAQQGLVEHVPRRGARVATLSDRDVRELYELRDVLERFAVRAGVPVGRESDLVGLRAALDRMREAVRLGDRMAVAGAHRAFHVALVALAGNRQLSAVYDSILVKVQLYMAVNLRREAELAQPSDGVHRHERLFEAVAGGDPEEVLAVLSAHGARSYLG; this comes from the coding sequence GTGAACGACGTGGCCGCATCGCCGACGGATGGCGAGCTGGAGAGTGTCAGCCTGGTGGACCTCGCCGTCACCCGGCTCACCCGGGAGATCCTCAGTGGCCGGAGCGACCCGGGCGAACGCCTGGTGGAGGAGCAGTTGACCCGGCGTCTGGGGATCAGCCGGGCACCGCTGCGGGAGGCGCTGCGCCTGCTGGCCCAGCAGGGGCTGGTCGAGCACGTGCCCCGCCGGGGGGCCCGGGTCGCCACCCTCTCGGACCGCGACGTACGGGAGTTGTACGAGCTGCGGGACGTGTTGGAGCGCTTCGCGGTGCGGGCGGGCGTCCCGGTGGGTCGGGAGAGCGACCTGGTCGGCCTGCGGGCGGCGCTGGACCGGATGCGGGAGGCGGTGCGGCTGGGCGACCGGATGGCGGTTGCCGGTGCGCACCGGGCGTTCCACGTCGCGCTCGTCGCGCTCGCCGGCAACCGGCAACTGTCGGCGGTGTACGACTCCATCCTGGTGAAGGTGCAGCTCTACATGGCGGTCAACCTGCGTCGCGAGGCGGAGCTGGCCCAGCCGTCGGACGGGGTGCACCGGCACGAGCGGCTGTTCGAGGCGGTCGCCGGGGGAGATCCGGAGGAGGTGCTCGCTGTGCTCTCCGCGCACGGCGCGCGCTCGTACCTCGGCTAG